A window from Cryptomeria japonica chromosome 1, Sugi_1.0, whole genome shotgun sequence encodes these proteins:
- the LOC131858684 gene encoding uncharacterized protein LOC131858684: protein MEKLLRENALVYNWKKPQYAPLVMDCTWVRIWNFPDNFLQCDNSKRLERLNTRWLAPPPSWFKLNFDGVAHSGVATRGGVIRDNLGNLVLAYANNFGSSSSNMAEALALFWGLKLALTIAAKRVVIEEDSNLIIEATKGFLGIAG from the coding sequence ATGGAGAAGCTTCTAAGGGAGAATGCTCTGGTCTACAATTGGAAAAAGCCGCAATATGCCCCTTTGGTGATGGATTGCACTTGGGTTAGGATATGGAATTTTCCTGACAATTTCCTTCAATGCGACAATTCTAAAAGGTTGGAGAGGTTAAACACTAGATGGTTGGCCCCTCCTCCCTCATGgtttaaactcaactttgatggtgtCGCTCATAGTGGGGTTGCGACAAGAGGTGGAGTTATAAGGGACAACTTGGGCAATTTAGTTTTGGCCTATGCTAACAACTTTGGTTCATCCTCGAGTAACATGGCTGAAGCCTTGGCACTCTTTTGGGGTCTTAAATTGGCTCTCACTATTGCCGCTAAAAGAGTGGTCATTGAGGAGGATTCTAATCTGATCATTGAGGCGACTAAAGGGTTTCTAGGAATAGCTGGATGA